A window from Alkalicoccobacillus plakortidis encodes these proteins:
- a CDS encoding cell division protein FtsQ: MSALNELNNERKLTQSQKMMVFVLSMSLFGVSKLIAKIIPSLEFGPIDLSVSYFAFIPLVLVALFHPLQVAIGASVGKIVFADLLLGNFDGIGALESFIQLSLAMYIAGLLIRNPLSKWQLGIASIVGVGIDQVLSSVVDIGKVWFGVEELEAVPGLPQSIVMLEGISFINEMVITGVLFGLIPTLYLVPKLYGKIEPLLGMKPREKRVEAKMSQFVTPGLIALSVFLLFVAMIGEFLAELEISLAFWSTDFLAQFEDGYQWIGYSAIGIAIVLIVFVAFRLVKRRGATKKNSKQAA, encoded by the coding sequence GTGAGTGCGTTAAATGAGCTGAATAACGAAAGGAAATTAACTCAATCTCAGAAAATGATGGTGTTTGTCCTATCGATGTCCCTGTTTGGTGTTTCGAAGTTAATTGCAAAAATTATTCCTTCATTAGAATTTGGACCAATTGATTTATCTGTTTCTTATTTTGCTTTTATTCCGCTTGTCCTTGTTGCGTTGTTTCATCCACTTCAGGTGGCAATTGGAGCCTCTGTCGGAAAAATCGTCTTTGCAGATCTATTACTTGGAAATTTTGATGGTATTGGAGCACTTGAATCGTTTATCCAATTGTCTCTAGCGATGTATATTGCGGGCTTACTCATTAGAAATCCATTAAGCAAATGGCAGCTTGGAATTGCTTCAATTGTTGGTGTGGGTATAGATCAAGTGTTAAGTTCCGTAGTTGATATAGGAAAAGTTTGGTTTGGTGTTGAAGAGTTGGAAGCTGTACCGGGACTTCCTCAAAGTATTGTTATGTTAGAAGGTATCAGCTTCATTAATGAAATGGTGATCACAGGTGTATTATTTGGTCTTATTCCAACATTGTATTTAGTGCCTAAATTATACGGGAAAATTGAACCATTACTTGGAATGAAACCGAGAGAAAAACGAGTAGAAGCAAAAATGAGTCAGTTTGTAACACCGGGCCTTATAGCTTTGTCAGTCTTCTTATTATTTGTTGCCATGATTGGAGAATTTCTTGCAGAACTAGAAATTAGTCTTGCCTTTTGGTCAACTGATTTCCTTGCTCAGTTTGAAGATGGTTATCAATGGATTGGTTATTCTGCCATTGGAATTGCTATAGTCCTTATAGTATTTGTAGCTTTTAGACTAGTGAAACGAAGAGGGGCTACTAAAAAAAATTCCAAACAAGCAGCATAA
- a CDS encoding aspartate/glutamate racemase family protein: MKTIGFIGGLSWESTADYYKYVNEYVKCELGGLHSAKCVLHSFDFQEIVDLQKLGEWELATAKMIEAAQNLEKAGADLIVICTNTMHLMAEEVEKAISIPLIHIADAVASSIKKANMTRVGLLGTAFTMEKSFYKDRLATHGIECIIPCEIGRQDAHEIIFSELCLGDIRPESKIRYQQLINQLSENGAEGVILGCTEIPLLIKQGDSSLPVFDSTKLHAEAAVTFALERVLV, translated from the coding sequence ATGAAAACAATTGGTTTTATTGGCGGACTTAGTTGGGAATCGACAGCTGATTACTACAAATATGTGAATGAATATGTAAAGTGTGAACTAGGAGGTCTTCATTCTGCTAAATGTGTACTCCATTCCTTTGATTTTCAAGAGATTGTAGATTTACAAAAGCTTGGTGAGTGGGAGTTAGCAACAGCTAAGATGATTGAGGCTGCTCAAAATTTAGAGAAAGCCGGAGCGGATCTTATTGTGATTTGTACAAATACAATGCACCTAATGGCAGAAGAGGTTGAAAAAGCAATTTCAATTCCACTTATCCACATAGCTGATGCTGTGGCGTCATCAATCAAAAAAGCAAATATGACTCGCGTCGGTCTGCTAGGAACAGCTTTTACGATGGAGAAATCGTTTTATAAGGATCGCCTTGCTACACATGGGATTGAATGTATTATTCCCTGCGAGATAGGTCGACAAGATGCGCATGAGATTATCTTTTCAGAGCTGTGTCTGGGAGACATACGCCCTGAATCAAAAATAAGATATCAACAGCTTATTAACCAATTATCTGAAAACGGTGCAGAAGGTGTTATCTTAGGTTGTACTGAGATTCCATTACTTATTAAACAAGGGGATTCAAGTTTACCTGTATTTGATTCAACGAAGCTACATGCTGAAGCAGCTGTTACTTTTGCACTTGAACGAGTATTAGTGTGA
- a CDS encoding C4-dicarboxylate TRAP transporter substrate-binding protein: MRKLLMPIVLIALLFTLNACQSTTNASAEKDVYTVNLAYGNQPGEPIDQVAHKWKELAEERSGGRLDFHLYPSSQLGSEADVVEQALFGSNVIIFTGYDFLMNFVPDLGVLTAPYIVDDVNDLFYLAETEWFDEQRQELKEIGFDVVSTNTLYGERHLMTTREVLTPDDLRGMKIRVPNNQMYINTFSVLGASPTPLPLGDMYASLQQGVIDGAENPIPVLEASKTNEVAKYLALTGHTKIMSPWVSGTEFLEDLPEDLLEILRTTGDEAGEYGKEIVYQQEEDVLELFEEQGIIINEVDQEAFKEKAERIFDVTPEWSPDLKETIDELLEQRSTTE; encoded by the coding sequence ATGAGAAAGCTACTAATGCCCATCGTGTTGATTGCACTTCTGTTCACGCTAAACGCCTGTCAATCAACAACAAATGCATCAGCAGAGAAAGATGTGTATACCGTAAATCTAGCGTATGGAAATCAGCCAGGTGAGCCTATAGATCAGGTTGCACATAAATGGAAGGAGCTTGCTGAGGAAAGAAGTGGCGGTCGTTTGGACTTTCATCTCTATCCTAGTTCGCAGCTTGGATCGGAAGCGGATGTAGTCGAGCAAGCGTTGTTCGGAAGTAATGTCATTATCTTCACAGGTTATGATTTCCTAATGAACTTTGTTCCAGATCTAGGGGTGCTGACGGCTCCTTATATTGTAGATGACGTTAATGACTTATTTTATCTAGCTGAAACAGAATGGTTTGATGAGCAGCGACAGGAACTTAAAGAGATTGGATTTGATGTGGTTTCAACAAACACTTTGTATGGAGAGAGACATCTCATGACCACAAGAGAAGTCCTAACTCCGGATGATCTAAGAGGGATGAAGATACGAGTTCCTAATAATCAGATGTACATTAACACTTTTAGTGTACTAGGTGCTTCACCAACACCACTTCCTCTAGGGGATATGTACGCATCCCTGCAGCAAGGTGTGATTGATGGAGCAGAAAATCCTATCCCAGTACTTGAAGCGTCTAAGACAAATGAGGTAGCCAAATATTTGGCTCTTACAGGTCATACCAAAATCATGAGTCCGTGGGTGAGTGGAACAGAATTTTTGGAAGATTTGCCTGAGGACTTATTAGAAATTCTACGCACAACGGGTGATGAAGCTGGGGAGTATGGGAAAGAGATTGTTTATCAGCAAGAAGAGGATGTTTTAGAGTTATTTGAAGAACAAGGAATTATCATAAATGAAGTAGATCAAGAGGCTTTTAAAGAGAAAGCTGAACGGATTTTTGATGTGACGCCTGAATGGAGCCCTGATCTTAAAGAAACGATTGATGAATTGCTCGAGCAGAGAAGCACAACTGAATAA
- a CDS encoding PHP domain-containing protein, producing the protein MNIDFHTHVKLAKRVNFDPDFFHEVILNAKEAGLQALAMTEHFNTSRFYDIYEELDKRYEYKGNYYLVDGFKVFTGMEIDVKETGHILFIGHKKEILQTRDLLEAHTSEADFIALEELLEIGERFNFLKIGAHPLRSTTPLTQHSTDLLKRLDAFDLNGKDLYEHGVKEMERDVLAFAELVNLPVVCGSDSHHPIHLGAVWNQFSNDCETAIDLKAEITSSNYTRTISPVLRTKIGAAKIVKKQIKQELVAGM; encoded by the coding sequence ATGAATATTGATTTTCACACACATGTTAAGTTAGCTAAACGAGTTAATTTTGATCCTGATTTTTTTCATGAGGTTATTTTAAATGCAAAGGAAGCAGGATTACAGGCACTTGCTATGACCGAACATTTTAATACGAGTCGGTTTTATGATATCTACGAAGAATTGGATAAGAGATATGAATATAAGGGGAACTATTATCTTGTGGATGGTTTTAAGGTATTCACGGGTATGGAAATAGATGTGAAAGAGACGGGGCATATTTTATTTATTGGTCATAAGAAAGAGATTCTTCAAACGAGAGATTTGCTTGAAGCTCATACATCAGAAGCAGACTTTATTGCACTCGAAGAGTTATTAGAGATTGGTGAGCGGTTTAATTTCTTGAAAATTGGTGCCCATCCACTAAGATCAACTACACCTTTAACACAGCATTCAACGGATTTATTAAAAAGGCTTGATGCTTTTGATTTAAATGGTAAAGACCTATATGAACATGGTGTTAAGGAAATGGAGCGTGATGTCTTAGCATTTGCAGAATTAGTAAATCTACCAGTTGTATGTGGAAGTGATTCGCATCATCCAATACACTTAGGCGCTGTGTGGAATCAATTCTCAAACGATTGTGAAACTGCAATCGATTTAAAAGCTGAGATTACTTCGTCAAACTATACGAGAACGATATCCCCAGTATTACGAACAAAGATAGGGGCCGCAAAAATAGTAAAAAAACAAATCAAGCAAGAACTAGTTGCTGGCATGTAA
- the pdxR gene encoding MocR-like pyridoxine biosynthesis transcription factor PdxR encodes MLWFPIDRDTSISLVQQVYTQIRTLILSEQLKEHDRLPSTRELADSIGVSRNTVTDAYDQLIIEGYLIVKPRSGTYVAEGVVLKAAEKEQREVDLSNWLQTEQYDEQLIDFRASHPAMDHFPRKVWGRLAKEVCYDSSDELFGYRSPLGDETLRRVLTTYLARTRGVSCHPEQIVITAGATQGLSLITQLLMKEGECVAVEDPVTDEMRQIFTKAGAAVEPIKADRLGIKPDQLPRNKKPSFVFVIPSHQFPLGAVLPIQRRIQLVEYVRKMDSYIVEDDYDSEFTYEGTAVFSMQGLEPERVIYVGTFSKILSPALRIGYVILPRHLVEPFKDLKWFSDRHTATLEQQVMARFIEEGYLDQHVRRMKRIYEKRRKALVAALRNTFPGLDIIGQAAGMHAVVEWRELEVNQSFVSHCKKHGVVVYPVEYYALKKGYHTKQMVLGYGSLTESEIQDGVSRLHKAVETYHLS; translated from the coding sequence GTGCTGTGGTTTCCAATTGATCGAGACACATCTATATCTCTCGTACAGCAGGTTTATACACAAATTAGAACACTGATCTTAAGTGAACAATTAAAAGAGCATGATAGACTCCCTTCAACAAGAGAATTAGCAGATTCGATAGGCGTTTCTCGTAATACGGTAACCGACGCCTATGATCAGCTAATCATTGAGGGTTATCTTATTGTAAAACCTCGTTCAGGGACGTATGTTGCTGAAGGTGTCGTGTTAAAAGCAGCAGAGAAAGAACAAAGAGAGGTCGATTTATCAAATTGGCTTCAAACCGAGCAGTATGATGAACAGCTCATTGATTTTCGTGCCAGTCACCCCGCCATGGATCATTTTCCGCGGAAAGTATGGGGGCGTCTGGCGAAGGAAGTGTGCTACGACTCATCTGATGAGTTATTTGGTTATCGTTCTCCACTCGGTGATGAGACGTTACGCCGCGTATTAACCACTTATTTAGCACGTACTAGAGGTGTCTCCTGCCACCCGGAGCAAATTGTCATTACTGCTGGAGCCACTCAAGGTCTTTCATTAATTACACAACTATTAATGAAAGAAGGAGAGTGTGTAGCTGTAGAGGACCCTGTCACTGACGAAATGCGTCAAATTTTTACAAAGGCAGGAGCGGCCGTTGAGCCCATTAAAGCAGACCGGCTTGGTATAAAGCCTGACCAGTTGCCTCGAAATAAAAAACCGAGCTTTGTATTTGTTATACCCTCACACCAATTCCCGTTAGGTGCAGTATTACCCATCCAACGCAGAATCCAGCTTGTAGAGTACGTTCGTAAAATGGACTCTTATATCGTTGAAGATGATTACGACAGTGAATTTACCTATGAAGGAACAGCCGTTTTTTCCATGCAGGGACTGGAACCAGAGCGGGTAATTTATGTCGGTACATTTAGTAAAATTCTCTCACCAGCTCTGCGCATTGGCTATGTCATACTCCCAAGACATTTAGTAGAACCATTTAAAGACTTAAAATGGTTTTCTGATCGCCACACAGCGACCCTCGAACAACAAGTAATGGCGCGTTTTATTGAAGAAGGTTACTTAGACCAACACGTACGAAGAATGAAAAGAATCTATGAGAAGCGAAGAAAAGCACTAGTTGCTGCCCTGCGGAACACCTTTCCAGGACTAGACATCATTGGTCAAGCAGCAGGCATGCATGCTGTAGTTGAATGGAGGGAACTTGAGGTTAACCAATCATTTGTTTCTCATTGCAAAAAGCACGGAGTAGTAGTCTACCCAGTCGAGTACTATGCATTAAAAAAAGGCTACCACACCAAGCAGATGGTGCTCGGTTACGGTAGCTTAACTGAGTCTGAAATCCAAGACGGCGTAAGTAGACTGCACAAAGCAGTAGAAACGTATCACCTAAGTTGA
- a CDS encoding TRAP transporter small permease — MKKVVNNLDDFLSAIALAGIILLISTNVFFRFVLNNPITWTEEISLALFIWLVFIGLSSAMKTNSHVGIDYFVRKLPEHWRFRFQVFRLVFIFAVTLIVFVCWGATFAIHGVAKVTPVLGVSYTFITLAVPVGSALVLYHLIRVFIRKDRDYVNQERGIE; from the coding sequence ATGAAAAAGGTAGTGAATAATCTAGATGACTTTTTGTCAGCTATAGCATTAGCAGGAATTATTCTATTAATTAGTACAAATGTATTTTTTCGATTTGTCTTAAATAATCCGATTACATGGACAGAAGAAATTAGTCTCGCTCTATTCATCTGGCTTGTATTTATAGGACTGAGTTCAGCAATGAAAACCAACTCTCATGTCGGGATTGATTATTTTGTACGAAAGCTTCCAGAGCATTGGCGTTTTCGATTTCAGGTATTTCGCTTAGTCTTTATCTTTGCGGTAACTCTAATCGTATTTGTTTGTTGGGGAGCGACGTTTGCCATTCATGGGGTAGCCAAGGTAACACCAGTTCTTGGGGTCAGCTATACATTTATCACACTGGCAGTCCCTGTTGGTTCTGCACTTGTCTTATATCATCTTATTCGAGTTTTTATTAGAAAAGATAGAGACTATGTGAATCAAGAGAGAGGAATCGAGTAG
- a CDS encoding ABC transporter ATP-binding protein gives MISFKNVSFKYPGSDSWVLKDVSVTITQGEFVGIIGGNGAGKSTFCKGMNGLIPFYYVGDLEGEITINGMNTVEANVGQLSKHVAYVYQDFENQLVRPTVMDEVIFSPLNYGHADYKERGLEALEILGLSDLANEYIWQLSGGQKHLVALAGALSLNPDIIIIDEPVAQLDPAHAISLYDKLKMLNEKHGKTIIVIEHHTEFVANYCNEVILLEQGSVKWKKPVTEALNSVEELSERDIFPPQVTVAAHHLIGELNVRLPITIEEAKKEFTYLKGLTTHSQAIQSLNPKGEVIVKLEDVEYGYKSLTRKMKNVLNGLTINLHEGERIALVGSNGAGKSTLLKLISGIIKPFRGSVTTDGLLTKKTSPEIIAEKVAFIYQKPEEMFIEDSIKKDVSHYLDARKAENRQTFIDEVMEQFNLSDLSTRDGRLLSGGQQRRTSLAIGMAMKPRIMLMDEPTSSLDMATRKEMMKLLGHLDEDVKTTVVATHDMQLVAEWATRVIVMNEGKVLADLPPRILFSSPELLQQASLVEPQIVSLCHELEISPVALSIDEFITKARPFKERGEKCEWIS, from the coding sequence ATGATTTCTTTTAAAAATGTTTCATTTAAGTATCCAGGTTCAGATAGCTGGGTATTAAAAGATGTTTCTGTCACGATTACTCAGGGTGAATTTGTTGGAATCATTGGTGGTAATGGGGCAGGCAAATCAACCTTTTGTAAAGGAATGAATGGTTTGATTCCATTCTATTATGTGGGTGATTTAGAAGGGGAAATAACAATCAACGGAATGAATACCGTAGAAGCAAATGTTGGTCAATTATCCAAACATGTTGCATATGTGTATCAGGATTTTGAGAATCAACTTGTTCGTCCAACGGTAATGGATGAAGTCATTTTCTCACCCTTAAATTATGGTCACGCAGATTACAAGGAAAGAGGTTTAGAGGCACTTGAGATCTTAGGATTATCAGACCTGGCTAATGAATATATTTGGCAACTGAGTGGGGGACAAAAGCATTTAGTTGCCTTAGCTGGAGCATTATCTTTGAATCCAGACATTATTATTATCGATGAACCAGTCGCTCAGTTGGATCCTGCGCATGCCATATCTTTGTATGACAAGTTAAAGATGTTAAATGAAAAGCATGGAAAAACAATCATTGTTATAGAGCATCACACAGAATTTGTTGCGAATTATTGCAACGAAGTTATCCTGTTAGAACAAGGGTCAGTCAAGTGGAAAAAACCTGTGACAGAAGCATTAAATTCAGTAGAAGAGCTGTCCGAAAGGGACATCTTCCCGCCGCAGGTTACGGTAGCCGCTCATCACTTGATTGGTGAACTAAATGTCCGGCTTCCCATTACAATTGAGGAAGCAAAAAAAGAATTTACTTATTTAAAAGGACTTACTACACACTCACAAGCCATACAATCATTGAATCCTAAAGGTGAAGTGATTGTGAAGCTGGAAGACGTAGAGTACGGTTATAAATCCTTAACAAGAAAAATGAAAAATGTCTTAAACGGATTAACAATAAATCTGCATGAAGGAGAACGGATTGCTTTAGTTGGTAGTAATGGAGCAGGAAAGTCAACGCTTCTTAAATTAATATCGGGCATCATTAAACCCTTTCGAGGAAGTGTTACAACAGATGGCTTACTAACTAAAAAAACGTCGCCAGAGATTATTGCCGAAAAGGTAGCTTTTATTTATCAAAAACCTGAGGAAATGTTCATTGAAGATTCGATAAAAAAGGATGTTTCTCACTATCTGGATGCTAGAAAAGCAGAGAACCGCCAAACATTTATTGATGAAGTTATGGAGCAATTTAATCTGAGTGATCTCTCTACGCGTGATGGCAGACTTTTAAGTGGGGGACAGCAACGGAGAACCTCATTAGCTATTGGTATGGCAATGAAACCGCGCATCATGTTAATGGATGAGCCTACCTCAAGTTTGGACATGGCAACAAGAAAAGAAATGATGAAATTACTTGGGCATTTAGATGAAGATGTCAAAACAACCGTAGTGGCAACACATGATATGCAACTGGTAGCAGAGTGGGCGACACGAGTAATTGTTATGAATGAAGGAAAGGTTTTAGCTGATTTGCCTCCGAGAATATTATTTTCAAGTCCGGAGTTACTTCAACAAGCATCACTTGTTGAGCCTCAAATTGTTTCGCTTTGTCATGAATTAGAAATTTCACCGGTCGCTCTTTCAATTGATGAATTTATTACGAAGGCACGTCCTTTTAAAGAAAGAGGAGAAAAGTGTGAGTGGATCTCATAA
- a CDS encoding MurR/RpiR family transcriptional regulator gives MVPFDAYTLTKSQQMIADYISKNNHLVPYLTELDIARACSVSIATVSRFWSAVGHQNLKSFKHSFKDYDGTITPAKKMESAVEKYEHTYLNHMFQSSIGFIEETLKHLSMHNFEQSVETISQSATIHIYSSGPANGLASLLQFRLRRFNVQVTTLAQSGHEIYEDLIHIGSKDTIVLFGFVHFSPEIQVLLDYASKRMIKTILLTDLLVSPMVNQATYVLYTERGEMGEFHSMVAPTALIESLVVAVGKNIGPSALDKLHELHTLRKTYSNKLPKK, from the coding sequence ATGGTCCCATTTGATGCTTATACCCTAACAAAAAGCCAGCAAATGATAGCTGACTACATTAGTAAAAACAATCATTTAGTTCCCTACCTTACAGAACTCGATATTGCTCGAGCCTGCTCTGTGAGTATCGCTACTGTTTCTCGTTTTTGGAGTGCAGTTGGACATCAAAATCTAAAATCGTTTAAACATTCCTTCAAGGATTATGACGGTACGATTACCCCAGCCAAAAAAATGGAATCAGCCGTAGAGAAATATGAACATACGTATCTCAACCATATGTTCCAATCCTCCATTGGTTTTATCGAAGAAACCTTAAAACACCTGTCCATGCACAACTTTGAACAAAGTGTTGAAACAATCAGCCAGTCTGCCACGATCCATATCTATAGCAGTGGTCCTGCAAATGGGTTAGCCTCTTTACTTCAATTTAGATTACGAAGATTTAATGTACAGGTCACCACACTCGCTCAAAGTGGACACGAAATCTACGAAGATCTGATTCATATTGGATCAAAGGATACGATCGTACTCTTTGGATTTGTGCACTTTTCACCAGAAATTCAAGTATTGCTTGATTATGCATCAAAACGAATGATCAAAACCATCTTATTAACAGACCTACTTGTTTCACCAATGGTTAATCAGGCAACCTACGTCCTATACACAGAAAGAGGAGAAATGGGAGAATTCCACTCTATGGTAGCTCCCACTGCCCTAATTGAAAGCTTAGTCGTTGCTGTCGGAAAAAACATTGGTCCATCCGCTCTTGATAAATTACATGAGCTACACACCTTACGAAAAACCTATTCGAATAAGTTGCCAAAAAAATAG
- a CDS encoding energy-coupling factor transporter transmembrane component T family protein: MSGSHNFLSKITVENVKIELMRTAFGHGETYFSKLDPRMLIIWCTIFTILPWFTHNLTILLGLSVFMGILAYHARVSPLLIILLAAGIFSQFFYIVTLAVFLGGSFGAALAIVPLTLKLLVISLATMAVFTSIDPEKFSDSLLSFGVPAKFGFGVSYGYRMLPILLEEYENLIHSFRLRGKKPAKKGIFYVYYLIYYAKMAVVAFYPMMLNTAKRTRTTVEALEVRGFSYTMESSASKELKLAHLKMTRFDAYFIAITIMVTGAVYTVGTISPL, encoded by the coding sequence GTGAGTGGATCTCATAATTTCTTAAGTAAAATAACCGTTGAAAATGTGAAGATTGAGCTAATGAGAACAGCATTTGGTCATGGTGAAACGTACTTTTCTAAGTTGGATCCACGTATGCTTATTATATGGTGCACGATTTTTACGATTCTTCCGTGGTTCACTCATAATTTAACGATTTTACTAGGCTTATCTGTATTTATGGGCATCCTTGCCTACCATGCAAGGGTTAGTCCGTTACTGATCATACTATTAGCCGCCGGTATCTTTTCGCAGTTCTTTTATATTGTGACGCTTGCAGTGTTCCTTGGTGGGAGCTTCGGTGCTGCCTTGGCAATTGTTCCATTGACTTTAAAATTACTTGTTATTTCTCTTGCTACTATGGCTGTTTTTACTAGTATAGATCCTGAAAAATTCAGTGATTCTCTACTTAGCTTTGGTGTTCCGGCTAAATTTGGTTTTGGGGTTTCATACGGGTATCGCATGCTTCCGATTTTATTAGAGGAGTATGAGAATTTGATTCACTCATTTCGACTTCGTGGAAAGAAACCAGCAAAAAAGGGTATATTTTATGTTTATTATCTCATTTATTATGCAAAAATGGCGGTTGTTGCCTTTTACCCAATGATGCTAAATACAGCAAAAAGAACACGGACAACCGTTGAAGCACTTGAGGTGCGAGGATTCAGTTACACAATGGAAAGCTCGGCTTCTAAGGAATTAAAGTTAGCTCATTTAAAAATGACTAGATTTGACGCTTATTTCATTGCGATAACAATTATGGTGACAGGTGCGGTTTATACAGTTGGGACCATTTCACCATTATAA
- a CDS encoding AraC family transcriptional regulator produces the protein MKRIQKAITPGQNLPISITYKDTKSQRNELPHHTHDWNEIIYVYKGKGTLLIDQNLYQVAPGDLFVIPGNVIHRALPSSEHLITSTAIFFSSSLTQLPDFLYAHSKHSIVNLARLEKTYRFQIQQSSIEELEHYLDKIHLEISEATADSERALFLWLQMLLAYLDRHCVINSTSFKSTSEPEWIRNLLLYIESHLDQKLELDELARRASISSAHLSRVFKKYLGIGLSEYITSKRMAKAKQQLLHSNENIETIAEACGFASMPHFYRTFKKHNEMTPTIYRKAGAFGE, from the coding sequence ATGAAGCGAATTCAAAAAGCCATTACACCTGGTCAAAATTTACCTATCTCTATTACCTATAAGGATACCAAATCTCAACGAAATGAACTTCCACATCACACTCATGATTGGAATGAAATCATTTATGTTTACAAAGGCAAAGGCACATTACTTATTGATCAAAACCTGTACCAAGTAGCTCCAGGTGATTTGTTTGTTATACCAGGCAATGTGATACATCGTGCCCTACCATCATCTGAGCATTTAATTACCTCAACAGCTATTTTTTTCAGTTCATCTCTCACTCAATTACCTGATTTTTTGTATGCGCATTCAAAACATTCAATTGTTAATTTAGCTCGCTTAGAGAAAACCTATCGTTTCCAAATTCAGCAATCAAGTATAGAAGAATTAGAACATTATTTAGATAAAATTCACCTTGAGATAAGTGAAGCCACTGCGGATTCTGAACGGGCATTATTTTTGTGGCTTCAAATGCTTCTTGCTTATCTTGACCGGCATTGTGTCATTAACTCCACCTCATTTAAATCAACTAGTGAACCTGAATGGATACGTAATTTGCTGCTTTATATTGAAAGTCATCTTGATCAAAAACTTGAATTGGATGAGCTTGCTAGAAGAGCGTCCATTTCATCCGCTCATCTTAGTCGAGTCTTTAAAAAGTACCTGGGCATTGGGTTATCTGAATATATTACATCAAAGCGAATGGCAAAGGCTAAGCAACAATTATTGCATTCAAACGAGAACATCGAAACAATAGCTGAAGCTTGCGGATTTGCCAGTATGCCTCACTTTTACCGAACATTCAAGAAGCATAATGAAATGACCCCAACTATATACAGAAAAGCAGGAGCCTTTGGTGAGTAG
- a CDS encoding zinc-binding alcohol dehydrogenase family protein, translating to MRGIVCNQPKEFIFRDDMKAPTVNKGEVLIQIKRVGICGTDLHAYMGNQPFFQYPRVLGHELSGEVAEVSNEVTDLKKGDRVAVVPYMHCGQCDACKAGKTNCCESLKVLGVHSDGGMREQIVVPREHLIQTNHLSLDHAALIEPLAIGAHAVNRAEVKEGEHVLVIGAGPIGLGVMAFAKRKGADVTVLDVNEGRLSFCKEWAGIGKTICSSKPSEAELKDVIGKMPSIVFDATGNIHSMKQAFDYVGFGGKLVYVGLVKQDISFHDPDFHKKELTLLGSRNAAIQDFEDVAELLSSGQYNMDHYISHRCEFDQLIETFETWLKPESKVIKAVVTV from the coding sequence ATGAGAGGAATTGTTTGTAATCAACCAAAAGAGTTTATTTTTAGAGATGATATGAAAGCGCCTACAGTTAATAAAGGAGAAGTCCTTATTCAAATAAAAAGGGTTGGAATTTGTGGAACGGATCTACATGCATATATGGGGAATCAGCCTTTTTTTCAATATCCGAGAGTACTAGGACATGAATTATCTGGAGAGGTTGCAGAAGTAAGTAACGAAGTAACAGATCTAAAAAAAGGGGATCGTGTTGCAGTTGTTCCGTATATGCATTGTGGTCAGTGTGATGCGTGTAAGGCGGGTAAAACCAATTGCTGTGAATCCTTAAAGGTATTGGGTGTTCATTCTGATGGAGGCATGCGTGAGCAAATTGTAGTCCCTAGGGAGCATCTTATTCAAACGAACCATCTTTCACTTGATCACGCTGCTTTAATCGAGCCTTTAGCGATAGGGGCGCATGCTGTCAATCGAGCAGAGGTAAAAGAAGGGGAGCATGTATTAGTCATAGGAGCTGGACCAATTGGCCTTGGAGTGATGGCATTTGCTAAACGTAAGGGAGCAGATGTAACGGTACTTGATGTCAATGAAGGTCGATTATCCTTCTGTAAGGAATGGGCAGGTATTGGGAAGACCATTTGCTCAAGTAAACCGTCTGAGGCTGAATTAAAAGACGTTATTGGGAAGATGCCCTCGATCGTTTTTGATGCAACAGGCAATATCCATTCGATGAAACAGGCTTTTGATTATGTCGGCTTTGGTGGCAAACTGGTTTATGTAGGGTTAGTAAAACAGGATATTTCATTTCATGATCCAGACTTCCATAAAAAAGAGTTAACACTACTTGGCAGCCGAAACGCAGCTATTCAAGATTTTGAAGACGTTGCTGAGTTATTATCTTCAGGACAATACAACATGGATCATTATATTAGTCATAGATGTGAATTTGATCAATTAATTGAAACATTTGAAACCTGGTTAAAGCCTGAATCAAAGGTGATAAAAGCAGTGGTAACAGTATAA